A region of bacterium DNA encodes the following proteins:
- a CDS encoding arginine deiminase: MIAPHREDFLKRFRLNVCNEFSPLKALVVHRPGDELDRLTPGNVQGFLLEDIPYLKQMQMEHDAFCRVLRENGVDVLMLSDLVHDVVASESGRARLVQEACELNHNPALSKPILDHFSVDATTRLIFHGLTEQEFAQASGSAPSSAQVHHDRFLIDPLPNAYFTRDPAFVFRDEVISCNAHYPARIRETWVTHTVLELHPSFTGTKFIFGDSDLEARPFTIEGGDIIVLNDESIAIGRSERTRSETIELVAGKLFAAGQAKRVYEVVIPPERVYMHLDTVFTIVGPRTVVLFPPVVEHGPSILRYEANPDGGRPISRRDDRSVLQILSDELGGDLNVIRTANGDLRYAAREQRSAGSNMLAIAPDRVISYERNVHTNRALRDAGVDVLEIPGSELVRGLGGPRCMSMPLERSDG; encoded by the coding sequence ATGATTGCACCCCATCGCGAGGATTTTCTGAAGCGCTTCAGACTTAATGTTTGCAACGAGTTCTCTCCGCTGAAGGCGCTGGTCGTGCATCGTCCTGGAGATGAACTGGATAGACTAACGCCGGGTAATGTTCAGGGCTTCCTCCTCGAAGATATTCCCTACTTGAAACAGATGCAGATGGAGCACGACGCATTCTGCCGTGTATTGCGGGAGAACGGAGTGGACGTGCTGATGTTGTCCGATCTCGTGCACGACGTAGTCGCCTCTGAGAGTGGACGTGCACGCCTCGTGCAGGAAGCCTGCGAGCTGAATCACAATCCCGCGCTGTCGAAGCCCATACTGGATCACTTTTCAGTGGACGCGACAACGCGTCTGATCTTTCACGGCTTAACCGAGCAGGAGTTCGCGCAGGCGAGCGGGAGTGCGCCATCCAGTGCGCAAGTGCACCACGATCGTTTCCTGATAGATCCGCTGCCGAATGCCTACTTCACACGGGATCCGGCGTTTGTATTCCGCGATGAGGTCATTTCCTGCAACGCTCACTATCCGGCCCGCATTCGCGAAACGTGGGTGACGCACACCGTCCTAGAGCTTCATCCGTCGTTCACGGGAACGAAGTTCATTTTCGGCGACAGCGACTTGGAAGCGCGGCCCTTCACAATTGAAGGCGGCGACATCATTGTCCTGAACGATGAGTCGATTGCTATCGGTCGCAGCGAACGCACGCGCAGCGAGACGATAGAACTGGTCGCGGGAAAACTGTTCGCGGCCGGTCAGGCGAAACGCGTCTACGAAGTCGTGATTCCGCCGGAGCGCGTATACATGCATTTGGATACGGTATTCACAATCGTCGGTCCGCGAACTGTTGTGCTGTTTCCTCCGGTCGTTGAACACGGCCCGTCAATTCTCCGCTACGAAGCAAATCCCGACGGGGGAAGGCCGATTTCCAGAAGGGACGACCGTTCGGTGCTTCAAATACTCAGCGATGAGCTTGGCGGCGATCTGAATGTGATTCGCACGGCGAACGGCGATCTGCGATATGCCGCTCGCGAACAGCGTTCCGCAGGTTCAAACATGCTGGCCATCGCTCCCGATCGAGTCATCTCATACGAACGGAACGTTCATACGAATCGCGCCTTGCGCGATGCCGGTGTGGACGTGCTCGAGATTCCCGGCTCCGAACTCGTGCGCGGATTAGGCGGACCCCGCTGCATGTCGATGCCGCTCGAACGATCAGACGGTTAA
- a CDS encoding efflux RND transporter permease subunit, which translates to MTITELSIKRPSAVAMFFLAIAVLGIMLYQRLPVDLLPTMNWPYVTVVTIWPGAGPQEVETMVSRPIEDAVVSLNKLKHIRSVNRENASVVILEFDMSADADVVLQETQRMITTVRALLPDDAEEPQIFKADLGQLPILRLAVSSEMSQPDLFTFVDQVIRPRLEQVDGVGQVVITGAAEREIQIAVDPEKLATHGLSLTEFNQYLAADNLDVPAGKVYSQSQDYTIRLSGKYEALHEIELTRLPLADGSAIYLRDVAQVSDTVKSDRSLTRLDKTSALGIQIVKQAQANSVRTSERVRKVLDAVSAEHGTRVTIEIGQDITIFNRNSIKEVQRNIAEALITVALVLLVFLHSMRNSLIVLIAIPISIVSTFISMKLFNFSVNLMTMMALGTVIGVLVDDSIVVLENIHQWLKRGADPRTAAIKGRNEIGLAAVSITMVDVVTFLPIAFVEGLVGNIFREFSVVFVTALVMSLIVSFTVTPLLASRLNSAENVHGEKWMRGFARRFEAGFAVLERRYRGVLSWALSHRLAVFSMVTAAMIFSIALIPLGFIGSDFVPPMDRGEFAIFTKMPLGSTLEENSAVMSRVESFLDSHPEVEQVMSTIGLQESEWGLEESPRLGSIQVKLRPRDARKQSTTETQNQIVQFCKDMPGLETRISDIGMFGMANAAPIQYEVRGQNLDSVQVAADYAMSVLRQVPGARDVQSSYQLGAPELKIVVDRERAASSLLTPGQVANALRSAVNGNIITRFRTGEIEVDIRSLLTPEYRNDPSKVAEIGVKNGAGQMVRLGDVADIERTSGPSSIMRKDRQRLVTVSANVVGRSLGEVQGEFDLQMAQYVPPQGVQFFAYGDVENMRTMITDMVQAIFLSILFIYMVLVVLYESYIYPFVVMFSVPVAIVGAFLGLALTGYTLSMFSMIGLLILMGLVTKNGILIVDLTNQLRHKGRTAHEALLEAGPRRLRPIIMTTLTMVVGMLPLALALGDGSEMRAGMGVVIIGGLLSSLLLSLVLVPVMYTVLDRFSKKAWETETETQTSSELVPQVS; encoded by the coding sequence ATGACTATTACCGAACTATCGATAAAGCGGCCCAGCGCAGTAGCCATGTTCTTCCTGGCGATTGCGGTGCTGGGCATCATGCTCTACCAGCGGCTGCCGGTGGACCTGCTCCCGACGATGAACTGGCCGTACGTCACCGTTGTGACCATCTGGCCGGGCGCAGGCCCGCAGGAAGTTGAAACGATGGTCTCGCGTCCGATTGAAGACGCCGTCGTGTCACTGAACAAGCTCAAGCACATCCGCTCTGTCAATCGCGAGAATGCTTCCGTTGTCATTCTGGAGTTCGATATGTCTGCGGATGCGGACGTCGTCCTCCAGGAAACGCAGCGGATGATAACTACAGTGCGTGCGCTTTTACCGGACGATGCCGAAGAACCGCAGATTTTCAAAGCCGACCTCGGTCAGCTTCCGATTTTACGCCTTGCGGTATCCAGCGAAATGTCCCAGCCGGACCTCTTCACTTTTGTGGATCAGGTCATTCGTCCGAGACTCGAGCAGGTGGATGGAGTCGGTCAAGTCGTCATCACAGGAGCGGCGGAACGTGAAATCCAGATTGCAGTGGATCCCGAAAAGCTCGCTACACACGGACTCTCGTTGACAGAGTTCAATCAGTATCTGGCCGCGGACAATCTGGATGTTCCGGCGGGGAAAGTCTATTCGCAATCGCAGGATTATACGATTCGGTTGTCCGGAAAGTATGAAGCACTTCACGAAATTGAATTGACGCGTCTTCCACTCGCCGACGGGTCAGCCATCTACCTGCGGGATGTCGCGCAGGTCAGTGATACGGTGAAGTCAGACCGCTCGCTCACGCGATTGGACAAGACATCCGCGTTGGGAATTCAAATCGTCAAGCAGGCACAGGCAAACAGCGTGCGCACGTCTGAACGCGTTCGCAAGGTTTTGGATGCGGTGTCGGCGGAGCACGGCACACGCGTCACGATCGAGATCGGTCAGGACATCACAATATTTAACCGCAACTCTATCAAAGAGGTTCAGCGCAATATTGCAGAGGCGCTCATCACAGTTGCCCTGGTCCTGCTCGTGTTCCTGCATTCAATGCGCAATTCCCTGATAGTGTTGATTGCGATTCCGATTTCAATTGTCTCGACGTTCATTTCGATGAAGTTGTTCAACTTCTCGGTGAATCTGATGACGATGATGGCGCTGGGCACAGTGATCGGTGTGCTTGTCGACGATTCAATCGTCGTGCTCGAAAACATCCATCAATGGTTGAAGCGAGGGGCGGACCCCCGAACAGCTGCCATCAAAGGGAGAAATGAGATCGGCCTCGCGGCGGTGTCCATTACGATGGTCGACGTGGTGACATTCCTGCCTATAGCATTCGTTGAAGGACTTGTCGGCAACATATTCCGCGAGTTTTCGGTTGTGTTTGTGACCGCGCTGGTCATGTCGCTGATCGTCTCGTTCACGGTGACACCTCTCTTGGCAAGTCGCTTGAACAGCGCGGAAAATGTTCACGGCGAGAAATGGATGCGCGGTTTTGCCCGCCGGTTTGAAGCAGGATTCGCCGTTCTGGAAAGACGCTATCGAGGAGTGTTGAGCTGGGCACTGTCGCACCGTCTTGCCGTCTTCAGCATGGTCACGGCGGCGATGATCTTTTCGATAGCTCTCATCCCGCTTGGATTTATCGGCAGTGACTTTGTGCCGCCGATGGATCGCGGCGAGTTTGCGATCTTCACCAAGATGCCGCTGGGCTCGACGCTCGAAGAAAACAGCGCAGTCATGTCCCGCGTCGAGAGCTTTCTTGACTCGCACCCCGAAGTAGAACAGGTCATGAGCACGATCGGGCTGCAAGAGTCGGAGTGGGGACTTGAAGAGAGTCCGCGACTGGGCAGCATCCAGGTGAAACTCAGGCCGCGCGATGCACGCAAGCAGAGCACGACCGAGACGCAAAATCAGATTGTTCAGTTCTGCAAAGACATGCCCGGCCTTGAAACTCGAATCAGCGACATCGGTATGTTCGGAATGGCAAACGCCGCACCTATTCAATATGAAGTGCGCGGACAGAACCTCGACAGCGTGCAGGTCGCCGCCGACTACGCCATGAGTGTCCTGCGTCAGGTGCCGGGTGCGCGCGACGTTCAATCAAGCTACCAACTCGGTGCGCCGGAGCTGAAAATTGTCGTGGATCGCGAGCGCGCCGCGTCAAGTTTGTTGACGCCCGGTCAAGTCGCAAACGCATTGCGCAGCGCCGTCAATGGAAATATCATTACGCGATTTCGCACCGGCGAAATTGAAGTGGACATCCGCTCTCTGCTGACGCCCGAGTATCGAAATGATCCGAGCAAGGTCGCGGAAATCGGAGTGAAGAACGGAGCGGGGCAGATGGTGAGACTGGGTGATGTCGCTGACATAGAACGCACGAGCGGTCCTTCGTCCATCATGCGCAAGGATCGCCAGCGGCTTGTCACGGTATCTGCGAACGTCGTTGGCCGCTCACTCGGAGAAGTGCAGGGGGAATTTGATCTCCAAATGGCTCAGTATGTCCCGCCGCAGGGAGTGCAGTTCTTCGCCTATGGTGACGTCGAGAACATGCGCACGATGATCACGGATATGGTGCAGGCGATCTTCCTGTCCATTCTGTTCATCTACATGGTTCTGGTCGTGCTGTATGAAAGCTACATATATCCCTTCGTGGTGATGTTCTCGGTGCCTGTCGCGATTGTGGGAGCGTTCCTCGGTCTGGCTTTGACGGGCTACACACTCTCGATGTTCTCGATGATCGGATTGTTGATTCTGATGGGACTGGTCACTAAGAACGGTATTCTAATCGTCGACTTGACCAACCAACTGCGGCATAAAGGGCGTACGGCACATGAAGCGTTGTTGGAAGCCGGTCCGCGACGACTGCGTCCGATCATCATGACAACGCTGACGATGGTGGTGGGTATGCTTCCCTTAGCGCTGGCGCTCGGCGACGGCTCCGAAATGCGCGCAGGCATGGGTGTCGTGATTATCGGCGGTCTGCTGTCGTCCTTGCTGCTCTCGCTCGTGCTGGTGCCGGTAATGTATACAGTGCTGGACCGTTTCAGCAAAAAGGCCTGGGAAACCGAGACGGAAACACAGACATCTTCTGAGTTGGTGCCCCAAGTCAGTTGA
- a CDS encoding glutamine synthetase, with protein sequence MNRDTTLPTSLAATRNSTLIEPASRIERLLGKSASKWTEHDLANVFVTLNLRQVSLMHVCGDGMLKTLDFAPRDHNHFMQIVRYGERADGSSLFPGLGIASGASDIVLKPRLETAFVDPFSREGTLAILCGHITREGKPLPQSGDSVVRRAYDLLLKESGYELHALGEIEYFIGHHAADNVDVTNEDRGYHASAPMVFGQELRRRALTLLAEMGVPAKYAHSEVGFAGAESDSDLTWEQHEIELALRPLPEAADSVALTHWVLRNLAHEAGLRISFDPVVKRGHAGSGMHFHLAGYRDGQYLTVLEAGGKVSKYAEVLIAGLLKHGCALMVFGNRTKSSFVRLFQGKESPAGVTWGQYNRKALVRLPIITKDADGGTVTAETVEFRLPDGSAVPHFLLAGIVQAARAANSFTDRSKLLDSLRADAKDTVASKSIPRGFAEIAELLEQERAVFEANDVFSPVLMDAEIARLKSAG encoded by the coding sequence ATGAATCGCGATACTACACTCCCGACATCGCTTGCCGCAACACGCAACAGCACTTTGATTGAACCTGCATCGCGAATCGAACGCCTGTTAGGCAAGTCGGCGTCCAAATGGACAGAGCACGATCTTGCCAATGTATTTGTCACATTGAATCTTCGTCAAGTGTCGCTCATGCATGTTTGCGGAGACGGCATGTTGAAGACGCTCGACTTTGCGCCACGTGACCATAATCACTTCATGCAAATTGTCCGATACGGCGAGCGCGCTGACGGATCGAGTCTGTTCCCCGGACTCGGTATTGCATCGGGCGCCTCGGATATAGTCTTGAAACCGCGCCTCGAAACGGCATTTGTCGATCCGTTCTCCCGCGAGGGGACACTGGCAATTCTGTGCGGCCACATTACGCGCGAGGGCAAACCGCTCCCGCAGTCTGGTGATTCGGTTGTTCGCCGCGCCTACGACTTGTTGCTTAAGGAGTCAGGTTACGAATTGCACGCACTCGGTGAAATCGAGTATTTCATCGGCCACCACGCTGCGGACAACGTGGACGTGACAAATGAAGATCGCGGCTATCACGCCAGCGCCCCGATGGTGTTTGGACAGGAATTGCGCCGACGCGCGCTGACACTGCTGGCGGAAATGGGAGTTCCGGCGAAGTATGCTCACAGTGAGGTGGGATTTGCCGGAGCGGAGAGCGACTCCGACCTGACGTGGGAACAGCACGAGATTGAGTTGGCGCTAAGGCCACTGCCTGAGGCCGCTGACTCCGTCGCTCTGACTCACTGGGTCTTGCGGAATCTCGCTCACGAAGCAGGTTTGCGCATCAGTTTCGATCCTGTGGTGAAACGCGGGCACGCGGGAAGCGGCATGCACTTCCACCTTGCCGGTTATCGGGATGGACAATACCTAACTGTGCTGGAAGCCGGCGGAAAGGTCAGTAAATACGCGGAAGTATTAATCGCAGGGCTACTGAAACATGGTTGTGCGCTGATGGTCTTCGGGAATCGCACCAAGAGCTCGTTCGTGCGGCTCTTTCAAGGAAAGGAGTCTCCTGCGGGAGTGACTTGGGGGCAGTATAACCGCAAGGCTCTTGTGCGTCTGCCGATTATCACCAAAGATGCGGACGGCGGCACCGTCACAGCGGAGACGGTCGAATTCCGGCTTCCGGACGGCTCGGCGGTTCCGCACTTCCTGCTGGCGGGCATCGTGCAGGCCGCTCGGGCTGCGAACTCGTTCACGGATCGTTCCAAGCTGCTTGACAGCCTGCGTGCGGACGCCAAGGATACCGTTGCAAGCAAGTCCATCCCGCGAGGATTCGCCGAGATTGCCGAGCTGCTGGAGCAGGAGCGCGCGGTATTTGAGGCCAACGACGTTTTCTCTCCCGTGCTGATGGATGCCGAGATTGCGCGTCTGAAGTCTGCCGGATAA
- a CDS encoding TetR/AcrR family transcriptional regulator — MTEHLLKDQRLEQILVAAGRLFATKGYDKTSVDEIAREAGLSKGAIYWYFPSKEQILIALAEQFEHQSQSAVIQMAQDTQLGPEALYLAHRFLYEQKANDPLPDLLFQQFVSMSAKYPEVAEALDRNHKNWVNVITQLLERGVSEGRFKHFDTRLIAEAISALYRGTCTTRYENPEQAYKIIEYTCKLVYDAIVTDKRKQELAEGVTA, encoded by the coding sequence ATGACAGAACATCTGCTTAAAGACCAACGCCTCGAACAAATCCTTGTCGCCGCAGGACGCCTGTTCGCCACCAAAGGATACGACAAGACTTCAGTAGACGAAATCGCCCGCGAAGCCGGACTTTCCAAAGGCGCTATCTACTGGTATTTCCCCTCAAAAGAGCAAATCCTGATTGCTTTGGCAGAGCAGTTCGAACACCAAAGCCAAAGCGCGGTGATTCAGATGGCCCAGGACACTCAGCTTGGCCCGGAAGCCCTCTATCTCGCACATCGATTCTTATATGAGCAAAAGGCCAATGACCCGTTGCCTGACCTCCTGTTTCAACAGTTTGTCAGCATGAGCGCGAAATACCCTGAAGTTGCCGAAGCACTTGACCGCAATCACAAGAATTGGGTGAACGTCATCACACAGCTTCTGGAACGTGGTGTGAGTGAAGGACGCTTTAAGCATTTCGATACCCGTTTGATTGCAGAAGCGATCAGTGCGCTGTATCGCGGCACTTGCACGACACGCTATGAAAACCCCGAACAAGCCTACAAGATTATCGAATACACATGCAAACTTGTCTACGATGCCATCGTCACGGACAAACGCAAACAGGAACTCGCAGAGGGGGTGACTGCATGA
- a CDS encoding TolC family protein, protein MRQFGFLTLLLAVVTAANGMTLNEAIAIAKSRSLAQQRPRIEQQKARGQLDEAWSNALPQIEGHVGYQRALKKGKIFFPNPETGDFAALELDQENALQANVTLNQPLLTFGRIAAGVRGAKAYTLAAKHGVERQESQTELDVMQRFWTVLLMRDVVSARELSLAVSDSSLKRAERMRDVGLLSDYDVLRVRVQAQNQRPELDRARSDLQLAELSLREYLGVPIDTTFQIEGSLAEYALGVDTAEVESDLKERDDIMALRNAAVAQENLYVIYRNARWPVLGGQLKYQWQWQNNEWDVHPRNNYSALYAGVSLTIPIWSSGATHGKALQYKADWRRAELDLAQAERGARLQYESAAKDLKTAQENESAARLAVQLAEEARRIAQTKFAQGQVTPLEMDAVQLDELTARVSLADANYRRLLAAARLRLALGQSPFAN, encoded by the coding sequence ATGAGACAATTCGGATTTCTGACGCTTTTACTGGCTGTGGTGACTGCCGCAAACGGCATGACGCTGAACGAAGCGATTGCCATCGCCAAGTCACGCTCGCTTGCACAGCAACGACCGCGAATTGAGCAGCAGAAGGCACGCGGACAATTGGACGAAGCATGGTCAAACGCATTGCCGCAGATAGAAGGACATGTCGGCTATCAACGCGCGCTCAAGAAAGGCAAGATTTTCTTCCCCAATCCCGAGACCGGCGATTTTGCAGCTCTCGAGCTTGATCAGGAAAATGCGCTTCAAGCAAACGTAACCTTGAATCAGCCTCTCCTCACGTTCGGTCGTATCGCAGCGGGCGTGCGTGGTGCAAAAGCCTACACATTGGCCGCCAAGCATGGAGTGGAACGGCAGGAGTCGCAAACTGAACTCGATGTCATGCAGCGCTTCTGGACGGTGCTCTTAATGCGCGATGTGGTCAGCGCGCGCGAGTTGAGTCTCGCGGTAAGCGACAGTTCCTTGAAACGCGCTGAGCGCATGCGCGACGTCGGCTTGCTAAGCGACTATGATGTTCTGCGAGTACGAGTTCAGGCGCAAAACCAGCGACCTGAACTGGACCGCGCCCGCAGCGATCTGCAGCTCGCGGAGCTTTCGCTTCGGGAATATCTCGGAGTCCCGATAGATACGACCTTCCAAATCGAAGGAAGTTTGGCTGAATACGCCCTGGGCGTGGACACGGCGGAAGTCGAGTCGGACCTGAAGGAGCGTGACGATATCATGGCATTGCGCAACGCCGCCGTGGCGCAGGAAAATCTCTACGTCATCTATCGCAATGCTCGCTGGCCGGTTCTCGGCGGTCAGTTAAAGTATCAGTGGCAGTGGCAGAACAATGAGTGGGATGTGCATCCACGCAACAACTACTCGGCCCTCTACGCGGGAGTGTCATTGACAATCCCGATCTGGAGCAGCGGTGCGACGCACGGCAAGGCGCTCCAATACAAGGCCGACTGGCGGCGCGCCGAACTGGATCTTGCGCAGGCCGAACGCGGGGCGCGGCTGCAGTATGAATCCGCTGCCAAGGATCTGAAGACCGCGCAGGAGAATGAATCGGCCGCACGGCTCGCGGTGCAGCTCGCCGAAGAGGCCCGCCGTATCGCTCAAACGAAGTTTGCGCAGGGGCAAGTCACGCCGCTGGAAATGGATGCAGTGCAGCTGGACGAATTGACGGCGCGTGTTTCCCTCGCAGACGCCAACTATCGCAGGCTGCTCGCCGCAGCCAGATTGAGACTCGCTCTCGGTCAATCCCCCTTTGCAAATTGA
- a CDS encoding efflux RND transporter periplasmic adaptor subunit yields the protein MSRTRIITLTTFIGLVVAIVTGKALKDAHGDIAQTAYASVIPVSGFVLETEPFELFVEKSGTLLGRRESVLSAEVGGQIEHVYADVGTVVKAGQPLLRLDDELLELDAERAKIAFEKARLDFERVEKLFNEKSVSESDFENARLGRKSAEVQYRAAKKTYEEATIRAPFAGTITARLTEVGQMIDRGQPVFQLVDISELKLPLQISESELKFIQIGAPAAVFVEALGDTFAAEVTSIGARAMQGARTFPVELTMNGIEGVKSGMFARAKIFAGVDESSLVVPRAATLPDVGRTIVFVANGNKAAKKIVRILGTMEDRIAISGLAAGDTVIVTGNQLLSQGSEINLTLE from the coding sequence ATGAGTAGAACGCGAATTATCACACTAACGACGTTCATCGGCCTTGTCGTTGCGATCGTGACCGGCAAGGCGCTCAAGGACGCGCACGGCGACATCGCCCAGACTGCATATGCGTCGGTGATTCCCGTCAGCGGCTTCGTGCTGGAGACAGAACCCTTCGAACTATTCGTGGAGAAGAGTGGAACGTTACTGGGCCGTCGTGAATCTGTTCTCTCCGCCGAAGTCGGAGGACAGATTGAGCACGTTTACGCGGATGTCGGCACCGTTGTGAAGGCCGGCCAGCCCTTGCTTAGGCTGGATGACGAACTGCTTGAACTGGATGCCGAGCGAGCCAAAATCGCATTTGAGAAGGCACGGTTGGACTTCGAGCGCGTTGAGAAGCTGTTCAATGAGAAGAGCGTTTCGGAATCGGATTTTGAGAACGCACGTCTTGGCAGGAAGTCCGCGGAAGTGCAATACCGTGCGGCCAAGAAAACCTATGAAGAAGCCACAATTCGTGCCCCCTTTGCCGGAACGATCACCGCGCGCCTGACGGAAGTCGGACAGATGATTGACAGAGGTCAGCCGGTCTTTCAATTGGTCGATATCAGTGAGCTGAAACTTCCACTTCAGATCTCTGAATCCGAACTCAAGTTCATTCAGATCGGAGCGCCGGCAGCGGTTTTTGTGGAAGCGCTCGGTGACACCTTTGCGGCAGAGGTCACTTCAATCGGCGCGCGCGCCATGCAAGGTGCACGAACGTTTCCGGTCGAACTGACCATGAATGGAATAGAGGGTGTGAAATCAGGGATGTTTGCGCGCGCAAAGATCTTTGCGGGAGTGGACGAGAGCAGCTTAGTGGTGCCTCGTGCCGCAACACTGCCGGACGTGGGACGCACCATCGTGTTTGTGGCGAACGGAAACAAGGCGGCGAAAAAGATCGTGCGGATCTTGGGCACGATGGAAGACCGGATTGCCATCAGCGGTCTTGCGGCAGGGGACACCGTCATCGTGACAGGAAACCAGCTGTTGTCGCAAGGCTCCGAAATCAATCTGACGCTGGAGTAA